CTGGGCTCGCTCGACGAGGACGGCTACCTCACCATCACCGGGCGCAAGAAGGAGATCCTGGTGACCTCCGGCGGCAAGAGCGTCTCGCCGGGAATCCTGGAGGAACGGGTGCGCGACCATCCCCTGGTCGCCCAGTGCATCGTCGTCGGCAACGACCGGCCCTACATCGCGGCGCTCGTCACCCTGGACTCGGAGGCCGTCGAGCACTGGCTGCAGATGCGCGGCAAGCCGCAGCTGTCCGCGGCGGAGCTGGTGCGCGACCCCGACCTGGAGACCGAGGTGCGGCGCGCCGTCGTCGCCGCGAACACGCTGGTCTCGAAGGCCGAGTCGATCCGTACGTTCCGGATACTGGCCCATCAGTTCACGGAGGAGCACGGGTTGCTCACGCCTTCGCTGAAGCTGAAGCGGAAGGCCATCGAGAAGGCCTACTCCTCCGAGGTGGAAGCCTTGTACCAGGCATAGAGATGTGACCTCGCAACGGGGCTCGCCGAGCGAGTCCCTGACGGTCCGTCATGTAATGGTGCGTCAGATATTGACGATCCATCAGTTCCAACCGACACTTTCGGTCACCCGACGGAGGGGGACCGACCGTGTCGCGACCGATCCGCACCATCGCCGGCGTCGTGGCCGCGCTGCTGCTCGCCACCGCCTGCAACTCCGCTGCCAGTAACGGGAGTTCGGACAAGGGAGCCGGGGGCTCCGTGCGTGGGGTCACCGGTGACTCCATCAAGGTCGGGGGCATCGTCTCGATGACGACGGCCACCGGGTACTCGAAGAAGGACACCGATCTCGGGGCGAAGGCGCGGTTCGACCGGGCCAATGCCGAAGGCGGGGTCAACGGCCGGAAGATCGACTACCTGGGGGCGGAGGACGACGGGCAGGACCCGGCGAGGAACCTGGCCGCCGCGCGCAAACTCGTGCAGCAGGACAAGGTGTTCGCGATCGCACCGATGAGCTCGACGACCTTCTCCGGGGCGGACTTCCTCCAGCAGCAGAAGGTGCCGACGTTCGGCTGGGGAACCCTGCCGTCCTTCTGCGGGCCGACGTACATCTACGGATTCGGCGGCTGCATGGTGCCGATGCCGGGCGGCACGATCTCACAGACCTGGCCCGAGGGGCTCAAGCGGGTCACCGGCGGCGCGCAGGGCAAGTCCGTGGCGATCCTCGCCAACGACAGCGACGCGGGAACCTTCGCCATCCGCACGTACAAGCAGAGCTTCGCGACGGCGGGCTACAAGGTGACGTACGCGAAGCCATCCGTGCCCGGGACGTCGATGCCGAGCGACTGGTCGGCGTACACGAAGGAGATTCTTCGCAGCAACGGCGGAAAGGCACCCGATGCGGTGGTCTCGGTGATGCAGACGCCGTACAACATCGGTCTGTTCACGGCGCTCAAGCGCAGCGGCTACAAGGGAGTGCTGACCGATCCGACGGACTACGACCCCTCGCTGCTCGCCAAGAGCGCGACGAAGCAGGCGCTCGACGGGGTGCACGTCCTGCTGTCCTTCCAGCCGTTCGAGCAGGACAACGCGGCGATGAAGCAGTTCAGGGCGGACATCAGGAAGGCGGCCGGGAAGGAGGTGCCGTTGAACATGCACATGATGACCGGGTACATGTCGGCCGACCTTTTCCTCGCCATCGCCGAGAAGGCGGGCAAGGACCTGACCGTGGCCTCCTTCCAGAAGGCGGCGAAGGGATTCTCCGACACGGGCACGATGGTGGGCGACCGCGCCGAGCCCAAGGGGCAGAAGGAGTCGTTCGGCTGCGGAGCCCTGGTGCAGCTCAAAGCCGGCAAGTACGTCGTCTCGGCGCCCTTCACCTGCTATCCGCCGATCCCCTTCAAGTAGCCCGACCGCAAAGGGACTTGGCATGTCGGACCTGCTGGGATTCGTGCTGAGCGGACTCGTCTCGGGTGCGTTGTACGCGCTGTTGGCGACCGGCCTTGTGCTCTCCTACTCGGCCTCGGGCCTGTTCAACTTCGCGCACGGCGCCACCGCTTACCTGTGCGCGCTCGCCTTCTACGAGCTGCACTCCGGCCTCGGCTGGCCCGCCGTGCCGACGGCCGTGCTGCTCGTGTGCGGGGCGGCGCCCGCGCTGGGATGGGGCCTGGACCGGCTGATGTTCCGCAAGCTGGCGCGGGTCGGCGAGACCGCCCAGATCGTCGCCACCATCGGCCTGTTGGTCGCGCTGCCCGCACTCGGCCTGTGGGTGGTGGAGCTGCTGGAGGACGCGGGCGTGTCCGTCCGGCCCGCCGAGAACCAGTTCGGGCTGCCAGGTGTCGGGCCGAGTCCGGCGAAGTCCTGGCAGCTCATGGACGGCGTGGGCGTCGACTCCGACCAGCTGATCACCTGGGTGGCCACGGCGGTGGTGGCCGTCGGGCTGTGGATCCTGATGCGGCACACCCGGCTGGGCCTCAAGCTCCGCGCCGCGGTGGACAATCGGTCGCTCGTGGAGCTGCGCGGCATGAGCGCGGACCGGCTGTCGTCGATCGCCTGGATGCTCTCGTCGGGGCTCGCAGGACTCGCGGGCGTACTGGCCACCCCGCTGCTCGGTCTGTCGGCCCACGACTTCACCCTCTTCCTCTTCGTCTCGGCGACGGCCGCCGTGCTCGGCCGCTTCGCGTCGGTCCCGCTCGCCTTCGCGGGCGGGCTGGCACTCGGAGTGCTGCAGAACCTGGTCGCCGGGTACGCCTCGTTCGCCGACCGCGTCACGGGATTCCGTACGGCGGTTCCGTTCCTGATCCTCTTCGCCGGGCTGCTCGTCCTGACGCGGCGGCAGCGGACGGCCGGGACGGCGGCCACGGACGCGCCGCCGGCCGACTATCTGGCGGGCCGTTCGTGGGTACGGCGCTGGGGCCCCTGGACGGCCGCCGCACTGCTCCTCGCTCTCGCCCTCTACACGGTCACGACCCCGTTCTGGAGCGGCCTGATCGCCCAAGGCCTGGCCCTTTCCCTGGTGTTCGTGTCCTTCACGGTGGTGACGGGGCTCGGGGCGATGGTGTCGCTGGCCCAGGCGACGTTCGTGACAGGTGCGGCGCTGGTGGCCGGGTTGCTGATGAGCCACGGCTGGCCGTTCGTGGCGGCCGCGGCGGTCGGAACGTGCGCGGCCGCGGTGCTCGGCGCCCTGGTCGCGCTCCCGGCGCTGCGGCTCGGCGGCCGCTCGCTGGCGCTCGCCACCCTCGCACTGGCCTTCCTCGCCGACCAAGTCCTGTTCCAAATGGGCTGGTTGAGGAACGGCGACACGGGCTGGGCGATCCCGCGTCCCGTCTTCGGCCCGGTGGACCTGAACGACGACCGGGCGATGGGCGTGGCGATGATCGTGCTGGCCGCACTGGCGGTCGCGTCGCTCAGCGCCTTGCGGAACTCGCCGTCCGGACGGGCGATGCTGGCCGTCCGTTCGGCGCCCGCCGCGGCGATGGCCTCGGGTGTCTCCGTCGTCCGCACCAAGCTGACCCTGTTCACGCTCTCCGCCGGGATCGCGGGCTTCGGCGGCGTCATGTACGCCTCCTACAGCACCCGCATCACGGCGACGGACTTCACCGCGATGACCGGCCTGGTATGGCTCGCGGTGGTGGTGGCGGCGGGCGTACGGCGCCCCCAGTTCGCCGTGGTCGCCGGGCTCGTCTACGCCGTCGTACCGCACCTGGTCTCCGACTACGTGACCGGCTCCGTCCATCTCCCGGTGATCCTCTTCGGCCTGGCGGGACTGGCCCTGGCGAACGACCCGGACGGGTACTGCGCCGCCGTACCCACGCGCCGGCACCGCAGGCGGGCGACGACCGCACCGCGTACGACGCAGACACCCGCCGTTGTCCGGCCGTCCCCCGATGCCGCCCTCCAACTCCTCGGCGTCTGTGCCGGTTACGACGGCGCCCCCGTCCTGCACGGCGTCGACCTCACCGTGCGCCCCGGCGAGATCCTCGCCCTCCTCGGTCCCAACGGGGCGGGCAAGTCCACCACTTGCAGGGTCGCCGGCGGGCTGCTGCGCCCGCTCGACGGCCGGGTCCACGTCGCCGGACGCGATGCCACCCGCGAACGCGCCGTCGGCCGGTCCCGCAGCGGAGTGGTGCTGGCGCCCGAGGGCCGGGGCATCTTCCCCGCGCTCACGATCGACGAGAACCTCGCGCTGTATCTGCGAGAGCGGGCCTCGCACGAGGCCGTGTACGAGCGCTTCCCCGGGCTCGCCGCGCGGCGCACCGTCGCCGCCGGGTCGCTCTCCGGCGGGGAGCAGCAGATGCTCGCGCTCGCACCGCTCCTCCAGCGCCCGCCGCGGGTCCTCGTCGTCGACGAACCGTCCCTCGGGCTCGCTCCGCGCGTGGTCGAAGAGGTGTTCCGGCTGCTGGTCGAGCTCAAGGAGGCCGGGACGGCACTCCTCCTGGTCGAGGAGAAGGCGACGGAGGTCCTCGGGGTCGCGGACACCGTCGCGTATCTCGCGCAGGGCCGGGTGACCTGGTGCGGCCCGCGCGCCGAGGTGGACGCCGACCGGCTGACGGAGGCGTACTTGGGGATCGCGGGCGGGCCGACGCAGCGGACGGGGCGGCCATGAGCTCACCCACGAGTGGTTCTTCCACGAGCGGCTCACCCGTGCTGGAGGCCGTCGGTGTCGGCGTCCGCTTCGGCGGCATCCGCGCCCTCGACGGAGTCGGTCTCACCCTGCGCCCCGGCGAGGTCTGCGGACTCATCGGCCCCAACGGGGCAGGAAAGACCACCCTGTTCGATGTCCTCTCGGGCATCCGCCGCCCCGACGAGGGCCGGGTGCTGCTCGACGGTACGGACATCACGCGCCGCTCCCCCGTCTGGCGTGCCCGGCACGGAATGCGCCGCACCTTCCAACGGCAGCAGCTGTTCGGCCAGCTCACCGTGGCCGAACAGCTGGTGGTCGCCCAGGAGTGGCGCGGCGGCGGTGGCGGGCTCGCCGGTGACCTGCTGGCGGCGCCCACCCGACGCCCGTACGAGAAGAAACGGCGTGAACGCGCTGAGGCCGTGCTGCACGACTGCGGCCTCGACGGGTTCACCGACGCGTACGCCGGAACGCTTCCCATCGGCCGGGCGCGGATGGTGGAACTGGCCCGCGCGGTGGCCGACCCGCCCAGGGTGCTGCTCCTGGACGAGCCCACCTCCGGAATGACGGAGGACGAGAGTCGCTGTCTGTCATCCGTGGTCCGCCGGCTGGTGGACGAAGAGGGCTGCGCCGTCCTCCTCGTCGAGCACAACGTCGCCTTCGTCATGCAGTTGTGCACCCGCGTCGTCGTCCTCGACCTCGGCCGGATCCTCGCCGAGGGGACGGCCGCCGTGGTGCACGCCGACCCGCGGGTACGCGAGGCGTATCTCGGCACGACAGCCACCTGAACAGGGGTGGCACGCACCCAAGTCGGCTGTGTGGCAGGCGAGTTGTCCGAGAAGCGGTCGCACCGCCGGAGCCGCGCGGCTAGGCTCTCGCCCGAGATCACGTACCACCGACACACACGTACCACCGACAAAGATGCCGGGCACACGGGGGAAGTACGGTCATGGCGGATGTCAGGGTCGAGACGGTCGCGCTCGACGGAGCGGGGAACCGGCAGATCGCCACGAGAACGCGGGCGACGTCGTCCCTCGGTGAACGGGCCGCCGAGATCGAGGAGGCCATCGTCCAGGCCTCCTCCCTCGCCCAGCAGTCCCTGGCGCAGGTCCCCGAGCGCGACGGCTGGCAGATCACCAGCCTGGACGTCACCTTCGGTCTGACCCTCGCGGCCGAGGCCGGGGTCATCCTCTCCAAGGCCTCGGCGGAGGCCTCGTTCGAGGTCACCCTCACGGTGGAGCGGACCCCGGGGACTCCGTGACGGGCACGGGCTACTGGGTCGACCTCTACCAAGCCGAGCAGCGCCTGGGCGGCGGCTTCCTGCTCACCCGGCGGTTCGTGCTCACCGCCCTGCACTGTCTGCGCGGGCTGTCGCTCGACGAGCACGTCGGCATCCAACTCGCCGACGGGGCAAGGGTCGAGGGCCGCGTCTGCCGCCAGGACAAGGAAGCGGACCTCGCCCTCGTCGAGATCGGCGCCGGGCACCAGGTGACGCTGCCGATCCCCGCGGCCGACGTCGCCCGCGACGGGGACCGCTGGCGCGGCCCCTACCGGCCCGCGGCACACGACGTGCACCTCAGCGGTCGGGTCAGCGCGGGGGCCGCGCAGCACCTGTGCGTCGGGGGCGCGACCATCGAGGCCCTGCAGCTCACGGCGGACCAGCATCTGGGCGACTACTCCGGCTACTCGGGAGGACCGGTCGAGGGAGTCGGGGACGACGGCACCCGAGGGCCCTCGGTCGTCGGCATCCTGATCGAGCAGGCCCCGGACCGGGCCTCGGAGGCCCGCGCCGCCAACGTCCTCTTCGCCGCCACCATCCGGGAGGCGATGCGCCGCTTCGACCACCTGGATGTCGTCCACCTCATCGATGTACTGCGACCGCCGGGTCCGGACCTCGCACCGGCCACGGCTGCCCCGGGAGACGGGCCCACCGCCCCGGACGGCGGCACACCGGCACGTTTCGCGGGCACCGAGGAACTCCTCGTCCAGCTCGACGCGTGGGCGCAGCGCGACCTCATCGACCCTTCGCAGATCGCCGAGTTGAAGTTCATCGCCGTGAAGAGGCTCATCGACGGCCAGGCCGGCGGGGGCGGCCCATGACCGACGCCTGGCAGGACGCGATCTCCCACGCCGAGCGGGCGCTGCGAGGTGGCAGCACGGCGCGCCTGCGTACCACCCAAGCCGTCGAGCTGCTGTGCGCCGACGAGCATGTACTGCAGGACCGGGCCCTCAGCCGCGATCTGGCGCGTCTCACGTCGCTGCTCGACAGCCTCGGTCTGCAGCGTCTGTCGCACACGCT
Above is a genomic segment from Streptomyces sp. R21 containing:
- a CDS encoding ABC transporter substrate-binding protein is translated as MSRPIRTIAGVVAALLLATACNSAASNGSSDKGAGGSVRGVTGDSIKVGGIVSMTTATGYSKKDTDLGAKARFDRANAEGGVNGRKIDYLGAEDDGQDPARNLAAARKLVQQDKVFAIAPMSSTTFSGADFLQQQKVPTFGWGTLPSFCGPTYIYGFGGCMVPMPGGTISQTWPEGLKRVTGGAQGKSVAILANDSDAGTFAIRTYKQSFATAGYKVTYAKPSVPGTSMPSDWSAYTKEILRSNGGKAPDAVVSVMQTPYNIGLFTALKRSGYKGVLTDPTDYDPSLLAKSATKQALDGVHVLLSFQPFEQDNAAMKQFRADIRKAAGKEVPLNMHMMTGYMSADLFLAIAEKAGKDLTVASFQKAAKGFSDTGTMVGDRAEPKGQKESFGCGALVQLKAGKYVVSAPFTCYPPIPFK
- a CDS encoding ATP-binding cassette domain-containing protein encodes the protein MSDLLGFVLSGLVSGALYALLATGLVLSYSASGLFNFAHGATAYLCALAFYELHSGLGWPAVPTAVLLVCGAAPALGWGLDRLMFRKLARVGETAQIVATIGLLVALPALGLWVVELLEDAGVSVRPAENQFGLPGVGPSPAKSWQLMDGVGVDSDQLITWVATAVVAVGLWILMRHTRLGLKLRAAVDNRSLVELRGMSADRLSSIAWMLSSGLAGLAGVLATPLLGLSAHDFTLFLFVSATAAVLGRFASVPLAFAGGLALGVLQNLVAGYASFADRVTGFRTAVPFLILFAGLLVLTRRQRTAGTAATDAPPADYLAGRSWVRRWGPWTAAALLLALALYTVTTPFWSGLIAQGLALSLVFVSFTVVTGLGAMVSLAQATFVTGAALVAGLLMSHGWPFVAAAAVGTCAAAVLGALVALPALRLGGRSLALATLALAFLADQVLFQMGWLRNGDTGWAIPRPVFGPVDLNDDRAMGVAMIVLAALAVASLSALRNSPSGRAMLAVRSAPAAAMASGVSVVRTKLTLFTLSAGIAGFGGVMYASYSTRITATDFTAMTGLVWLAVVVAAGVRRPQFAVVAGLVYAVVPHLVSDYVTGSVHLPVILFGLAGLALANDPDGYCAAVPTRRHRRRATTAPRTTQTPAVVRPSPDAALQLLGVCAGYDGAPVLHGVDLTVRPGEILALLGPNGAGKSTTCRVAGGLLRPLDGRVHVAGRDATRERAVGRSRSGVVLAPEGRGIFPALTIDENLALYLRERASHEAVYERFPGLAARRTVAAGSLSGGEQQMLALAPLLQRPPRVLVVDEPSLGLAPRVVEEVFRLLVELKEAGTALLLVEEKATEVLGVADTVAYLAQGRVTWCGPRAEVDADRLTEAYLGIAGGPTQRTGRP
- a CDS encoding ABC transporter ATP-binding protein encodes the protein MSSPTSGSSTSGSPVLEAVGVGVRFGGIRALDGVGLTLRPGEVCGLIGPNGAGKTTLFDVLSGIRRPDEGRVLLDGTDITRRSPVWRARHGMRRTFQRQQLFGQLTVAEQLVVAQEWRGGGGGLAGDLLAAPTRRPYEKKRRERAEAVLHDCGLDGFTDAYAGTLPIGRARMVELARAVADPPRVLLLDEPTSGMTEDESRCLSSVVRRLVDEEGCAVLLVEHNVAFVMQLCTRVVVLDLGRILAEGTAAVVHADPRVREAYLGTTAT
- a CDS encoding CU044_2847 family protein, which translates into the protein MADVRVETVALDGAGNRQIATRTRATSSLGERAAEIEEAIVQASSLAQQSLAQVPERDGWQITSLDVTFGLTLAAEAGVILSKASAEASFEVTLTVERTPGTP
- a CDS encoding trypsin-like peptidase domain-containing protein, with protein sequence MTGTGYWVDLYQAEQRLGGGFLLTRRFVLTALHCLRGLSLDEHVGIQLADGARVEGRVCRQDKEADLALVEIGAGHQVTLPIPAADVARDGDRWRGPYRPAAHDVHLSGRVSAGAAQHLCVGGATIEALQLTADQHLGDYSGYSGGPVEGVGDDGTRGPSVVGILIEQAPDRASEARAANVLFAATIREAMRRFDHLDVVHLIDVLRPPGPDLAPATAAPGDGPTAPDGGTPARFAGTEELLVQLDAWAQRDLIDPSQIAELKFIAVKRLIDGQAGGGGP